The following proteins are encoded in a genomic region of Primulina huaijiensis isolate GDHJ02 chromosome 3, ASM1229523v2, whole genome shotgun sequence:
- the LOC140973509 gene encoding uncharacterized protein produces MQVSEFVHQYYKKEAYLRTYSYMIHAVPGEDDYCKTEYEPLGPPEVKKRAGRPKKKRKMGIDEVQKTSTRQGLTHTCSNCLETGHNKSSCTNPTHYRSRCYQGSSRIQSRGKKTNASKSLRTISNQGTTPSESQRAATSPPVSQHQSLYSSPFHSRYTLVSQRHPSSSQQKQSSSATKPPKASSSSAHARASASAKARENLSATASARTIENATASATASAMGSENVSAVANASCGGKTLM; encoded by the exons ATGCAGGTTTCTGAATTTGTTCACCAATATTACAAGAAAGAAGCCTACTTAAGGACATATTCTTACATGATTCATGCAGTACCAGGTGAAGATGATTATTGTAAGACAGAATATGAGCCTCTAGGGCCACCCGAGGTGAAGAAAAGAGCTGGAAGGCCtaagaaaaaaaggaaaatggGAATAGACGAGGTACAAAAAACTTCTACAAGACAAGGTTTGACCCACACTTGCTCTAATTGCTTGGAAACAGGCCATAATAAATCTAGTTGCACAAATCCTACGCATTATAGGTCTAGGTGTTATCAG GGCTCATCAAGAATTCAAAGCAGGGGAAAAAAGACAAATGCATCCAAGAGTCTCAGAACAATTTCTAATCAG GGCACAACTCCTAGTGAGAGTCAAAGAGCAGCAACTTCACCTCCAGTATCACAACATCAATCACTGTATTCAAGCCCATTTCATTCACGGTATACTTTAGTCTCACAACGACATCCATCATCCTCACAGCAAAAACAATCCTCTAGTGCAACAAAACCACCGAAGGCAAGTTCTTCTAGTGCTCATGCTCGTGCTAGTGCTAGTGCAAAGGCACGTGAAAATTTAAGTGCAACCGCAAGTGCAAGAACAATTGAAAATGCAACAGCAAGTGCAACAGCAAGTGCAATGGGAAGTGAGAATGTGAGTGCAGTGGCAAATGCATCATGTGGAGGGAAAACTTTGATGTAA